The Tautonia plasticadhaerens nucleotide sequence AGCGATGGCGACGAGCCTCGGCGTTTGGTCCGCGGGCGTCGGCGGCCTGCTGGTCATCACCTACGGGCTCCTCACCTCGGGTGTCAGGCCCCTGGCGATTTCAGCCGTGCTGCTCGTCCCTCTGGTGCGCCTCGTGGGCGCCCCGATGGCCCTGGCCTGGAACCGGCACCGCTGAGCACTTCTTCACCGCGACAGAGTCCCATCTGACCCACGAGCCCGCTGATGGGCTCCGAGATAATCGCCCGGTACTGCGGTGGGGAACCCGGCCGTCTGCGGGGGTGTGCCTTACGCATAAGACCCAGCTATCGGATCCATCATCGATGGGCAGGCCCTGTGCCGGGCTGGACGCCAAGAATGGGTTTCACCGGACGCTCACGTGAGTACCAGTCACCTGGCCCCCTCTCGTTTGCGGGTTCGCCCATTGCTCGTCCGTCTGCACAGAGTATAATCAAGTGGCCACACAATTTCAATATTAGTGGCCACAAAAAATGGGGCGGTTCCGATGGACGAGGCGAAGCGAGGCCGGGGCCGGCCCCCGGCGGAGAACCCGCGATCGAAGTTCGTGAAGATCCGGGCGCGGCCCGAGTGGGCGGACTGGCTCCGCGACATCGCCGAACAGTCCGGCCGGGACGCGGCCGACATCATCGGGGAGGCCCTCGAATCGTGGGCGAAGCGGAAGAAGCTGCCCGCGCCTCCGGAGCGGTAAGCCGGATCAACCCGGAGGATCCGCTCCTAGACCTCTATCCCGCTCGCGGCATCCTTCCCACGCAACGACTCGTAGAGCCCGGCCGGGCCGAGGAGGATGTCCCTGATCCCGTTCTGCACGGCCTCCGAGCCCAACGCCTGCGTGCTCATCGAGGTGTGCGCCTCTAGTGGTCGGCCACTGACGACTTGAGGGATGGGCTGCAATCGGTTCTCCTGGAGCCCTAACCGCTTCAGGAGCATCGACATGAAGAAGTACATCGTGACGCTCACCGCCGACGAACGCCAGGCCCTCCTCGATCTCATCTCCGCCGGCAAGGCCTCCGCTCTGAAACTGGCCCATGCCCGCATCCTCCTCAAGGCTGATGCCGCCGAGGGCGGGCCCGCCTGGCCCGACGACCGCATCGCCGAGGCCGTCGAGGTCTCTGTCGCCACCATCGAGCGGGTCCGCCAGCGGTTCGTCGAGCAGGGCCTGGAGGCCGCCCTGGTCCGCAAGACGCAGGCCCGTCCCAGCCGCCAGCGGGCCCTCGACGGCCGGGCCGAGGCGAAGTTGATCGCCCTGGCCTGCTCGGAGCCCCCCGACGGCCGCAAGGCCTGGACGATGCGATTGCTGGCCGACAAGCTCGTCGAGTTGGAGATCGTCCCCTCGATCTCCGACGAGACGGTGCGCCGCTCTTTGAAAAAAGCGAACTGAGGCCGCATCTGAAGCAGCAGTGGTGCATCCCGCCGGAGGCGAACGCCGAGTTCGTGGCGGCGATGGAGGACGTGCTGGAGGTCTACCACCGGCCCTACGACGAGACGCGACCGCTGGTCTGCCTCGACGAGGCGAGCAAGCAACTGATCGGCGAGACGGTCGTGCCGATCCCGGCAGCGCCAGGGCGGCTCGAGCGGTTCGATCACGAATACGTCCGCAACGGGACGGCCAACCTGTTCATGGTGACGATGCCGCTGCTGGGGTGGCGTGCGGTCCACGTCACCGAGCGTCGGACGGCGTTGGACTTCGCCGAGGTGGTGCGTTGGCTGGTGGAGGAGGTGCACGAGGAGGCGGAGAAGGTCGTGCTGGTGATGGACAACCTGAACACGCACAAGATCGCCTCGCTGTACGAGGCGTTCCCGCCGGAGCGGGCCCGTCGGATCGCCGGGAAGTTGGAGATCCACCACACGCCGAAGCACGGGAGTTGGCTGAACATGGCGGAGATCGAGCTGTCGGTGCTGGCGAGGCAGTGCCTGGACCGGCGGATCGGGTCGAGCGAGGAACTGAAGCGGGAGGTCGCGGCGTGGGAGGAGGACCGCAACGAGCGGATGGTGGGCATTCGGTGGCAGTTCACCACGGCGGATGCCCGGATCAAACTGCACCGACTATACCCGGCAACTCAATAGCGGACGACCACTAGCGCGTCGATGATCGCGTTCATGATCTCGGACTTCAGGTCGGGCGAATTGGCGAACTGCTCCTTGGTGTTGTGGGTCGCCTGCTGCCTGAGCTTCTCGGATTCCAGCAGCTTGCCCATGATGACGTTGTTGACGTAGACCAGCTTGTCCTGGTCAGTCAGTTCCCCCTCGAACAGTTCATTCACACGCTGGATGATCTCGTTCAGCAGCGCCTTCTGCTTCTCCTGGACGCTCCCGCCGCCCGCCTCCGTCATCGGTTGGAGCTTGGGCGTGTCGCCGCCGCCGAGGGTCATCGACTGCTTGCCCTGGTTCTTCAGGCTGTGATGGGTCAGCACGACACTGGGCGATGTTGTACGGGTGGAGCCGCACCCACCGCATGATCCCCTTCAAGGCCGCGCTGCGCTCGACCTCCGTGTCCTCCACGTCCTTGCCGTCGTGCGCGAGCCGAAAGGCCAGCTTGTACGTTGTGTAGTTCTGGAGCACGTCGAGGATGAACTTCTCCTCGATCGCCTGCCGCATCGAGTAGACGTGGAAGGGAGCGGGGAGGTTGTCCGGGCCGGCGGGCTGGCTCGGGTCGGGCCGAGTGCCGAATAGCTCCATCGTCTTCGGCTTCGGCGTGGCGGTGAACGCGACGTAGGTGATCCCCGTGTCCTCGGCCCTCGCCGTCATCTCGGCGGCGAGGATGTCCTCGGCATCGACCTCGCCGCCGTCGTTCAGGTCCTTGAGTTCCTCGCCGGACAGCACGGCCTTCAACTTCGCCGCCGCCTCTCCGGTCTGCGAGCTATGCGCCTCGTCGGCGATCACCGCGAACCGCTTGCCCTGGGTCGCCGCAAGCTCTCGGACTGCCCTGATCGCGTAGGGGAAGGTCTGGATCGTGCACACGACGATCTTCTTGGAGCCCGAGAGGGCCGCCGCGAGTTCGCCGCTCTTGCTGCCCCCCTCGCCCTTGATCGTCGCCACGACCCCTTGCGTCCGCTCGAAGTCGAAGATCGCCTCCTGCAACTGCGTGTCGATCACGTTCCGGTCGAAGACGACGAGGACCGTGTCGAACAGCTTCGCCTGCTCCTGATTGTGCATGTCGGCCAGGAAGTGGGCCGACCAGGCGATCGAGTTCGTCTTCCCCGACCCGGCCGAGTGCTGGATCAGGTACGTGCCGCCCGGCCCCCGCTCCCGCACGGCGGCTTGAAGTTTTCGCGTGGAGTCGAGCTGGTGGAACCGGGGGAAGATGTACCGCTCGATCTGCTTATTCTTGTCCCGCTTCGCCACGAGGTAGCGGCCGAGGATTTCGAGCCAGCCATGCCGCTCCCAGATGCGCTCCCAGAGGTAGGCGGTGCGGTGCCCGCCCGTCGGATTGACGGGGTTGCCGGCCCCGCCGCCGTCGCCCTGGTTGAACGGCAGGAAGACGGTGCTCGGGCCGTCGAGCCGCGTCGTCATCTGGACTTCGCGGCTGCTGACGGCGAAGTGGACGAGGGCCCCGTTGGGGAACGAGAGCAGCGGCTCGGGGGCCTGGCCCTTCGGCCGGGGATGGCGGTCGAAGCGATACTGGTCGATGGCGTCAATGATGCCCTGGGTGAAGTCGGTCTTCAACTCGGCCGTCGCCACCGGCACGCCGTTCAGGAACAAAACGAGATCGATGCTGTTCTCGTTTTGGGTCGAATACCGGACCTGGCGGACGACCCGGAGGCGGTTCGCCTCGTACCGGGCGAGGATGTCGGGATTGATCGCGAGGGCGGGCTTGAACTGGACGAGCGGCAGTTTCTCGCGGAGGCCCAGCATCTCGATCCCTTGCCGGAGCACATCGAGCGTGCCCCGCTGG carries:
- a CDS encoding IS630 family transposase (programmed frameshift), whose translation is MKKYIVTLTADERQALLDLISAGKASALKLAHARILLKADAAEGGPAWPDDRIAEAVEVSVATIERVRQRFVEQGLEAALVRKTQARPSRQRALDGRAEAKLIALACSEPPDGRKAWTMRLLADKLVELEIVPSISDETVRRSLKKGELRPHLKQQWCIPPEANAEFVAAMEDVLEVYHRPYDETRPLVCLDEASKQLIGETVVPIPAAPGRLERFDHEYVRNGTANLFMVTMPLLGWRAVHVTERRTALDFAEVVRWLVEEVHEEAEKVVLVMDNLNTHKIASLYEAFPPERARRIAGKLEIHHTPKHGSWLNMAEIELSVLARQCLDRRIGSSEELKREVAAWEEDRNERMVGIRWQFTTADARIKLHRLYPATQ